One Synechocystis sp. LKSZ1 genomic window, GTTTCGTTCCCTCAAGCCCCCTCTGCAAATCGCCGTTAAAAGCCTCGTCTGGAACTATGCTGATCGCCTAGTAGAATCCCAGGAGCCAGTGCAAATTTTAGATTACCAGGCCCAGATGACCGTGACGGGCAACCGTGGCCGCGTCGATTTAGCCCAGGAAATGGCCTGGTTGACCGACGGGACAAAAGGGACTAGCGAAGAACACCAATCGCAACTCTTTGCTGACCGGTTGACCTGGAATATGCGCGCCCAAACCCTAGAAGCCGTAGGCAATGTTATTTACGAACAAAATCGGGGAACCAAGTTTAACTTAACGGGGGATAAGGCCCTGGGTTCCCTCAGCAATAATACGGTTGTGGTCACGAGCTATAATCCCGACCGCGTCGTGACGGAAATTTATCCCTCTCCTCGCTAACATTCCTATCCCTATGCCCACTGCTCCAGCCCAGCTCCAGCCCTATGTTCTTCTGGTCAATACGGATGAAGTTCTCACCTACAAGGCCAGCCAAGACCTCCAGGAAGCCGGCTACAAACCGTTATTTGTCAGTGAGGTGGCCCAGGTTTGGACAGAATTGGAACGTCTCCAACCGGCCCTGATGGTGATCGACCGGCTCCGATGCGGAGCCGAGGGCCTGTTGCTTTGCCGTGAACTCCGCCGCCAAGACTATCCCATTACCCTGTTGATGGTAGTTGACCAAGAAACCGTTGAAGAGCGGGTCGCCTGTTTAGAGGCGGGGGCCGATGACTATCTGCTGAAGCCTTACCGGGCTGAATCCTTTCTCCAGCGCATTCGTTTCTATCTCTCTCCTAGTGAAACAGCGCTGGAACAGCTACAGTTTAGTAGCCTAACCCTCGATTTGGCGTCCCGTCGATTATTTCTGTCGGG contains:
- the nblR gene encoding response regulator transcription factor NblR, with amino-acid sequence MPTAPAQLQPYVLLVNTDEVLTYKASQDLQEAGYKPLFVSEVAQVWTELERLQPALMVIDRLRCGAEGLLLCRELRRQDYPITLLMVVDQETVEERVACLEAGADDYLLKPYRAESFLQRIRFYLSPSETALEQLQFSSLTLDLASRRLFLSGRVVELTMKEFELLKYLMTNAKEVVTREQILEHVWGYDFQGESNIIEVYIRYLRLKLEQNGQKRFIHTVRGVGYVLRDN